CGCGCAGCATCGCGACCGAGCCCTGTGCAACGGCCCGACGACCCGTCGCGGGCAGTTCGATGCCGCCGAGCCCGTCCGACCCGTGCACGTGCGAGGCGTCGCGGGCCGCTGCGATCAGCGGGCGGGTGGCTCCCGCGGCAACCGGGATGTCGCCGGCCCCCGCCGCGTCGAGCACCTTCAGCGTGTTCTGCACGACCTGCGGCAGAGCGGCGTTGCCCGCCACGCAGCTCACCCCCAGGAGGGCGATCCCGGGGTGGGCGACAGCGAACAGGATCGCCAGCGCGTCATCCACCCCCGTGTCGACGTCGAGCAGCACATTCGTGGTCTTCATGCTGCCCAAAATACCGCACCCCGCCCGCGCCTCCCCACGCCCGCCGTCCTCGCACCCTCCACGCACCCCGCACCCCACCCCGCACGACGAAGGGACCCACATCGTCCTAACGCTGATGCGTTCGAACGATCTGGGTCCCTTCGAGGTCACGAGAGCCCGGCGAGGGGCTCGGGCGGCGAGCTGCTAGCCCTGCGCGCGACGCGGAGCCGAGCGCTGCGGGCGGGGAGCCGTCTGCGATCCGCCGGCGCTCGACCACACTGTGGTGGATCCGCCCTGGCCGCCGCGACCGCCGCCGCCCTGGCCGCCGCCGCGACGAGCGCCGCCGGCACCGGCGCCGCCGGCACCGCCGGCGCCACCCGCACCGGCACCACCGCGGCGGGGACGGTCGGAGCCCGCACCGGCACCGGCACCGGCAGCAGCGCCATCGCGCAGGCCGCGCTTCCGCTGGGCGTTCGCGCCCTGCGAACCGCCGCCAGCGCCGCCCTGGCCGCCGCGTCCGCCGCGACCGCCACCGCCACCGTTACCTCCGCGACCGCCACCGTTGCCGCCGCCCTGGCCGCCGGAACGGCCGCCACCGGTGAGCGTCACGGGGGCATCCGACGGCTTCACGTACGCTGCCACCTCGCCGACAAGAGCATCGACCGACGGCGACGTGAGCGCGACGCGCTCGACGGCAACCGAGATCGCTGCCTTCCGCATCAGCTGGTCGAGGTCCTTCCGCTGGGCGGGAAGGATGATCGTCACGACGTCACCCGCGCTGCCGGCCCGAGCCGTGCGGCCCGAACGGTGCAGGTACGCCTTGTGCTCGGTCGGCGGGTCGACGTGGATCACGAGTTCGATGTCGTCCACGTGCACACCGCGGGCCGCGACATCCGTCGCCACCAGAACGCTCACGTCACCGGCGCTGAACGCGGCGAGGTTGCGGTCGCGGGCCACCTGCGAGAGGTTGCCGTGCAGGTCGACGGCCGGGATGCCCGCGTCGATCAGCTGGCGGGCGAGCTTCTTCGCGTGGTGCTTGGTGCGCATGAAGAGGATGCGACGCCCGGTGCCGGAGGCGAGCTTCCGCACGAGGGCGGTCTTCGCCTCGGCATCGTTGACCTCGAACACGTGGTGGGTCATGGCCGCGACGGGGGAGTTCGCTTCATCCACCGAGTGCAGAACCTCGTTGTGGAGGAACCGGTTCACGATCTTGTCCACGCCGTTGTCGAGCGTCGCCGAGAAGAGCAGGCGCTGGCCGTGCTCGGGAGTCTTGGACAGGATGCGCGTCACGACGGGCAGGAAGCCGAGGTCGGCCATGTGGTCGGCCTCGTCGAGCACGGTGATCTCCACGGCGTCGAGCGAGACGAAGCCCTGCTTCATCAGGTCTTCGAGGCGACCGGGGCAGGCGACGACGACATCCACGCCGGCCTTGAGGGCGGCGACCTGGCGACCCTGCGAGACGCCACCGAAGATGGTGGTCGACTTCAGGCCGTAGGCGTCGGCGAGCGGCTGCAGCACAGCGGAGATCTGGGTGGCGAGCTCACGCGTCGGCGCGAGGATCAGGCCGACGGGGCGACCCGGGCGGCGCTTTCCGCCGGCCAGCACGCCGGCGAGGCGGGCGACCATCGGAATCGAGAACGCGAGCGTCTTGCCCGAGCCGGTCTTGCCGCGGCCGAGCACGTCGCGCCCGTTCAGGGTGTCGGGCAGGGTGTCGACCTGGATCGGGAACGGGCTGGTGATGCCCTCAGCCGTGAGCTTGGCCACGATGGGGGCGGGAACGCCGAGCGAGGCGAACGAGGGGCCGGTGGCTTCGGATGCCGCGGCCGCAGTGGTGGGAGGAGCAATAGTCATGGGGGTTTCGGTGCCTTCCAGGCATCGGTTCCATCGGAGACCTGCGCGTGCCGAACAGCACGGAGCTGCGTGGCGAGGTGCGTCTGCGCGATCTCATTCCGGCCGTTCGGGCCTCAGCACTCGGGCTGGGCGCACGTTCTGTGGCCGGACTTCGGTGGAAGTGTGGCGAAGGTGCCGGTGGGCACATCCGTTCGCCGTGAGAATTCATCTCCGTGACGATCGTCTTCTGACGATCTTGTGTGACGGAGAGGTGCGTTCTACGACGCAGGGAGCGCGCGATTGCGCTCGCAAGTGGTTACAGTCTAGCGCACGGAGCCCGCTGCACGCACAGCCACCCCTCAGTGGTACAGCTCGCCCACCGGGATCTCCGGCGCCACGCGGTTGCCGGCCGGGGCGAGCGGGCACGCCCACGCCGGGTCGTACGCGCACGACGGGTTGTAGGCGAAGTTGAAGTCGAGCACGAGGGAGCCGGGCGCCTCGCCCTCGCCGAGGAACGCCCCCTTGATCGTGTCGAGCAGGTAGCGCCCGCCTCCGTAGGTGCCACCCGGATGCCCGGCCAGCGCATCCCGCACCGGTATGAACAGCCCACCGCCGTACGACTGCAGTCGCCACACGTCGAGCGACCCGACCCCGGGCACCTCGGCGCGGCCGACCAGTTCGAACGGCACGACCCCGTCGGTCCCGGTCTCGAAGTCGAAGCGTGCCGGCTCGGTCGGTGCTACGAGTTCGACCTCGAACCGCCAGGCGGGGTCGTAGTCGGCGACGGGCAGGCCGGCGAACCCGTCGCGGTCCTCCGGCAGCAGCGGAGTCTGCGGGTGCGACCCGAACAGCTCGTCCCGTGCGCCTCGCCAGAAGGTGTGCGCCTCGACGGCCGGCGACGGAACGTGCGCGCCGATCCCGGTGCCGGGGCCAGCTGCGAGCCGACGGGTCTCGGCATAGATGTCGAACACGCGGAGGCGCCAGTCGAGCGTCTCGATCGCTGTGCGTGCGTCGGCCATCAGCGCGCACCGCCGTCCTGCGCCGCGTCATCCGCCCCGGCGACGTGGGCCGCAGCGACATTTGCGTCGGCGACGTGCGCCGCCGCGACATCCGCCGGCACCTCGTCCACCACGGCCGCCGCGTGCTTCGGCTCGAACGACCAGGTCGGCGCCAGCTGCTGCAACCGCACCCCGCGAAGCTGCCAGAACGCCCACATGCCCGCCCAGAGCGCCGGTGTCAGTGCGCCCGCCCCGATCACGAGCCGGTCACGGTACAGCGTCTTGCCCGGTTCGTATGGGTCGGCCGACACGGCCATCCGGTGGTCCCATGTCGTGAACAGTTTCAGCGAACCCGACGCCCCGTACCCTTTGTCGTGGATGATGCGCACCCCCGGGTGCTGCGTGCGCGAGCGGTCGATGTCGATCACCTGGCGACCCATCGGAACCAGCCCGAGCGCCTCGATCTCGACGCGGTTCTTGCCCTCGGGCCACGTCGTCGGGAAGCCGCCCTCCTCCAGCGAGACGATCTTCATCAGTGGCGCCGAGACCTCCCGGAACACGGCAGGGCTCTGCAGGGCCCGCCATGCGGCGTCGACGGAGCAGTCCAGAGTCAGTTTCAGCATCACCTTCATGCTTCCCAGTCTCACGCACCAGGGCTCCCGGCGCGCCCTGTTGACAGCACTACGATTGTCGGGTGAACACGAGCGACCCGGCCCCGAACGCCGCCCAGACCCACTACCAGGTGCGATTCGGTCGCGGTGAATCCGCTCTCGAGACGGTCGCGCGCCTCGCCGATGTGGCGATCTGGGTGGATGCCCTCCCCGACGTCCCGGCCGCCGGCCAGCCCCTGGCGGAGCGGGTCACGCCGGAGCTCCACGGGGTGCAGGTCATCCATGCCGACCTCCGAACGCGCTCGGCCGCAGCCGGGTGGATGCTCGAACAGCAGGTGCTGGCCGGTGACCGTGTCTCGGTCGCTGTCATAGCGGCGGACGACACCGTCGAGGACACCCTCGCCGCCGGCGCCGTGATCGACGCACTCGCCGCGCGCGGCATCGACTTCGCCTCCCCGGAGGCGGCCGTGGCCTGCGCCTCATTCACCGGACTCGAACGCGCCGTCGGCCACCTCCTCACGGCCTCCGTCGCCGGGAGGTCGCTCGTCGCGGCCGGGCATGCCGTCGTCGTCGCCGACGCGAGCGAGATCGACGCCGAGGGCCCGGGCGCAAGCGGTATCGATTCCGAGCCCACGGTGGTTGCATAGTCTGTGCGGCCGAACCGGTCCGCGATCGATGTGGAGGAACCCATGAAAGCCGTCATCAACGGAACCGTCATCGCCGAGGCTCCGAAAGAAGACCTCATCGCCATCGAAGGCAACTGGTACTTCCCGCCGTCGAGCGTCAAGAGCGACTACCTCGTCGAGAGCGCCACGCCCTACACCTGCCCGTGGAAGGGCGAGTGCCAGTACTTCAGCGTGAAGGACGGCGACGAGACCCTGAAGGATCGCGCCTGGAGCTACCCGACGCCCTACTCGTCGGGCATCGACCGCGTCGGCAAGGACTTCAGCAACTACGTCGCGTTCTGGAAAGAAGTGAACGTCAGCGAGTAGCGTGCTCTACCGCGGGCTCCCGGCCAGCCGTCTCGACGCGGCCGGGATCTCGCGGTGCACCCACTGGATCACGAACGCCCGGTCGAAACGCTTCGAGCACGCACCGCAGGCCAACACCCGCGCGGGCTTCCGGTAGCGGTAGTGCTGGTGGCCGTTCGGGCAGGTGCCGATCCATGGCGCGAGTTCGTCGGCTATGGCCCCCTGGTGCAGGCGCTTGCCCTCGTAGCCCAGCTCCTTCGCGATCGCCCGCCATTTCGGCCCGTGTCCACTCCGCGAACCCGCCATGGCGTGCGCGATCTCGTGCAGCAGCACCTGGTGGATCTCGTCGTCTTCGTAGCGTGCCGCGAGGTAGCGCGAGACGGTGATCCTCTTCAGGGAGTAGTTGCACTGGCCGGCGCGGGTCTTCGCATTGTCGAAACCGAACGTCCACGCTCCGCGCGCCGCATCAGTATCTGGGTGCAGCGTGTCGAGGTGCAGCGCGATGAGGGCTTCGGCCCAGGTTCGCACGCGGTGTAGATCTGCCACGCCAGAAGCCTAATTCACGCCGCCGACAGCCGCGCCCTACTTGCCGAGGAACGCCTCGGCCACACCGATCGCGATGAGCGAACTCTCGAGCTGGTCCATGGATGCCCCGGCCTTCTCCCAGAGCACGACAGCCGCCTTGAAGTCGGCCAGCGCCTCCCGGTACTCGCGCTGGTCGAAGAGCACCCGCCCGCGGTTGTGCAGGGCGGTCGCCTCGAGCGAGGTCCACTCGTGGCCGTGCGCCTCCTCGGCGCAGATGGTCAGGTCGGTGAGGGCAGGCACCAGCTTGCCCTGGTACTGCTGCACCTGGGCGCGGCGGATGCGGGCGGCCAGTCCCTGCTCCCGATCGCCCGAGAACCGGGCCTGGCGGAGCGCCTCGTTGGCGATGTCCCAGGCCTCATCGAGCCGACCGAGCAGGCGCAGCAGGTTGAGCTTCTCGTTCAGTGCCGACAGGCTCCGGAGCGAGCCGAGTTCGGTGAGCCGCTGCTCTGCGGCGGCCACATCCACGGTCTCGCGCAGGGTCTTCGGGTCGTAGCCGGTGATGATGCTCAAGGGTGACGCTCCTGGTTCGGTTCTGTTCCAGCTTACGGCTCAGGATGCGCCCGGCGAGAGAGCAACACGGGCCAGTCGGTCGTCCCCGGCCTGTGGAGAACCTCTCCCATCGGTGTTGTTGGTGAGGAGAAGGAGCCCGGTGCCGTCGGCGGTGGCCACGACATCCCGGATGCGGCCGAGCGTCCCCGCGTAGTAGCTCACGACGAGCGTGCTGCTGAGCGCCGGAGTGTCGCCGCCGGGCGTGATCGACCACAGCCGCTCACCGCCGAGCCCCGCCATGAAGAGGGTGCCGCCGACCATGGCGAGCCCGCTCGGGCTCGCCTCATCCGTCGACCACTCGACGATCGGGTTGGTGAAACCGTGCACGGTTCCGCCCGGCCCGCCCTCGCCGAACCCCTCGACACCGGGCCAGCCGTAGTTCGCGCCCGGGGTGATGACGTTGAGTTCGTCCCACGTGTTCTGGCCGAACTCGGCGGCGTACATCGTGCCGTCCGAGCTCCACGCCATCCCCTGCGAGTTGCGGTGCCCGAGGCTGTAGACCGGTGACCCGGCAAACGGGTTGTCGCCCGGAACCGCCCCCGTCGGAGTCACCCTGAGGATCTTCCCCGACAGCGACTCGACCCGCTGCGCGTTCGCCGACTGGTTCGCGTCGCCGGCCGTGATGTAGAGCATCCCGTCGGGCCCGAAGAGGATGCGTCCACCATTGTGGTTCGAAGCCTTCGGGATCCCCGTGAGCACGTCGCTCGCAGCGCCCAGGCTGAACGCGCCGGGGCCGCCCTCCAGCGGCATCCGCACCACGCGGTTGTCGCTCGCGGTGGTGAGGTACGCATAGAGGTAGGTGGCGGCGGCTGCGGTCGTCGCGCTGGTCGCGCTGGCTCCGGATGTCGCGGCTGCGCCCGCGCCGCCCGCGCCGCCGTCCGCGGCTGCGCTCGTGCCTGCGAGAACGCCGGTCGTGTCGACGTAGGCGGCGAGGCCCAGCAGCCCGCCCTCGCCGGCGGCCGCCACTCCGGGCACCGTTCCGATCGCTCCGGCGCTCCCATCCGCCCGGATCTCCTTCACCACCCCTGTGCCCCGTTCATCGACGAGAACCGTCCCGCCCGGCAGGGTCACGATCGACCACGGCGCGTCGAGCTCATCGGCGACGGTCGCGGGGTCGCCCTCGGGGTGCACCGCTCCCGTCACCGACGCGCCGGCGCCGCCCGTTCCCGCGCCGCCCCACGGATTCGCGGCGCCCGCGCTCGCTCCGTCCGTGGCAGGCGCCGTCGCGGCGGCACTCGGCCCGACTGTCGTGGGCGCCGCACTCGCGGTCCCGCCCGCGCCCGGCCCCGCCTCCGACGCACCCGTGCATCCGCTGACCGCCAGCACGACGGCCACCCCGAATCCCGCGGCACCGCCGAAAGCTCCCCGCCGCCGTGCTCCCCGCCGCTCTGCTCCCCGCCACCCTGCGCCCCACCCCAGACGCCTCACCCGGGCATCCACCCGCCGAGCGCCCACCGGCCATCCGCTCGCCACTCTCGTCATCGGTCGGCCTCCGGTCGCTCAGCGGAACTGCGGTCCTAGCCCACACTGCCCGGTTTCACTTGGAAGATGCTGCGTGCGGGCGGCGGCGAGGGCATGGCCGTCTGATCCGTCACGACCGGTGCGCTCGCGATGAAAGCCTTCAGTTCCCGCCCGTCGACGACCTTCGCCGGGGTGGGGTCGCTCGCCACGAGGCGCGGCATCCGCTCGAACGGCAGCGGAGCATCCGACGCGAACATCACGACGTTGCCGAACCGCCTGGACTTCAGCACCTGCGGGTCGACGACCACCGCGACGTGCGCGAACACCGCGCTGAGGGTCGCGGCCTGGCTGCGGGCGAAAGCGAGCCCCGCCCCGTCGGCGACGTTTGCGGCGAGGATGCCCGTCTCCTTCATCAACGCGGATGCCAGGGTGTAGAACTCCACACTGGTCACGTGCGCTGGGGTCCGGGCGCCGGAGAACACGTCGACCACCAGAACGTCGACCGTGCCTCTCAGTCCGTGCGGCAGCTTCGCCAGCACCTCCCGCGCATCGCCGTGCCGCACACGGATCTGCGCCCCCTGCGGAAACGGGAGCTGCTCCCTGACGAAGTCGACCAGCTCACTCTCGAGCTCGACGACCTGCTGCCGCGACCCGGGCCGCGTCGCCGCGACGTAACGGGGGAGCGTGAACGCACCTCCACCGAGGTGCAGCGCCGTGATCGCCTCGCCGTCCGGCGCCACGAGGTCGATCCCGTGCCCGATGCGTCGCACGTACTCGAAGGCCAGGTAGGTCGGATCGTCGAGCGCCACGTGGGACTGCGGCGTGCCGTCGACCACCAGCGTGAACGCCCCCGGCTGGTGCCGGTCGGCCTCGACGACCGCCCGCATCCCGTTCCCGAGCGTGACCGCCGGATGCTCCCCGTCGCCCCCGCGTCGCCTGCCGTTTCTCTCGCTCACCCTCCGACCCTAAACCCCGGCGCAGCAGCCGCGGAGTCGCGGTTATACCTCAGAGCGCGAAAATGGTCAAGATTCGAGTGGACAAGTGGCCAGGAGCGGCATATAGTTGTTCTTTGCGCTCCCAGTACTCCTATGCC
Above is a genomic segment from Subtercola boreus containing:
- a CDS encoding DEAD/DEAH box helicase; this encodes MTIAPPTTAAAASEATGPSFASLGVPAPIVAKLTAEGITSPFPIQVDTLPDTLNGRDVLGRGKTGSGKTLAFSIPMVARLAGVLAGGKRRPGRPVGLILAPTRELATQISAVLQPLADAYGLKSTTIFGGVSQGRQVAALKAGVDVVVACPGRLEDLMKQGFVSLDAVEITVLDEADHMADLGFLPVVTRILSKTPEHGQRLLFSATLDNGVDKIVNRFLHNEVLHSVDEANSPVAAMTHHVFEVNDAEAKTALVRKLASGTGRRILFMRTKHHAKKLARQLIDAGIPAVDLHGNLSQVARDRNLAAFSAGDVSVLVATDVAARGVHVDDIELVIHVDPPTEHKAYLHRSGRTARAGSAGDVVTIILPAQRKDLDQLMRKAAISVAVERVALTSPSVDALVGEVAAYVKPSDAPVTLTGGGRSGGQGGGNGGGRGGNGGGGGRGGRGGQGGAGGGSQGANAQRKRGLRDGAAAGAGAGAGSDRPRRGGAGAGGAGGAGGAGAGGARRGGGQGGGGRGGQGGSTTVWSSAGGSQTAPRPQRSAPRRAQG
- a CDS encoding DUF1684 domain-containing protein, with the translated sequence MADARTAIETLDWRLRVFDIYAETRRLAAGPGTGIGAHVPSPAVEAHTFWRGARDELFGSHPQTPLLPEDRDGFAGLPVADYDPAWRFEVELVAPTEPARFDFETGTDGVVPFELVGRAEVPGVGSLDVWRLQSYGGGLFIPVRDALAGHPGGTYGGGRYLLDTIKGAFLGEGEAPGSLVLDFNFAYNPSCAYDPAWACPLAPAGNRVAPEIPVGELYH
- a CDS encoding DUF427 domain-containing protein; translated protein: MKAVINGTVIAEAPKEDLIAIEGNWYFPPSSVKSDYLVESATPYTCPWKGECQYFSVKDGDETLKDRAWSYPTPYSSGIDRVGKDFSNYVAFWKEVNVSE
- a CDS encoding SprT-like domain-containing protein, whose amino-acid sequence is MADLHRVRTWAEALIALHLDTLHPDTDAARGAWTFGFDNAKTRAGQCNYSLKRITVSRYLAARYEDDEIHQVLLHEIAHAMAGSRSGHGPKWRAIAKELGYEGKRLHQGAIADELAPWIGTCPNGHQHYRYRKPARVLACGACSKRFDRAFVIQWVHREIPAASRRLAGSPR
- a CDS encoding tetratricopeptide repeat protein, which produces MSIITGYDPKTLRETVDVAAAEQRLTELGSLRSLSALNEKLNLLRLLGRLDEAWDIANEALRQARFSGDREQGLAARIRRAQVQQYQGKLVPALTDLTICAEEAHGHEWTSLEATALHNRGRVLFDQREYREALADFKAAVVLWEKAGASMDQLESSLIAIGVAEAFLGK
- a CDS encoding PQQ-dependent sugar dehydrogenase encodes the protein MTRVASGWPVGARRVDARVRRLGWGAGWRGAERRGARRRGAFGGAAGFGVAVVLAVSGCTGASEAGPGAGGTASAAPTTVGPSAAATAPATDGASAGAANPWGGAGTGGAGASVTGAVHPEGDPATVADELDAPWSIVTLPGGTVLVDERGTGVVKEIRADGSAGAIGTVPGVAAAGEGGLLGLAAYVDTTGVLAGTSAAADGGAGGAGAAATSGASATSATTAAAATYLYAYLTTASDNRVVRMPLEGGPGAFSLGAASDVLTGIPKASNHNGGRILFGPDGMLYITAGDANQSANAQRVESLSGKILRVTPTGAVPGDNPFAGSPVYSLGHRNSQGMAWSSDGTMYAAEFGQNTWDELNVITPGANYGWPGVEGFGEGGPGGTVHGFTNPIVEWSTDEASPSGLAMVGGTLFMAGLGGERLWSITPGGDTPALSSTLVVSYYAGTLGRIRDVVATADGTGLLLLTNNTDGRGSPQAGDDRLARVALSPGAS
- a CDS encoding spermidine synthase; its protein translation is MRAVVEADRHQPGAFTLVVDGTPQSHVALDDPTYLAFEYVRRIGHGIDLVAPDGEAITALHLGGGAFTLPRYVAATRPGSRQQVVELESELVDFVREQLPFPQGAQIRVRHGDAREVLAKLPHGLRGTVDVLVVDVFSGARTPAHVTSVEFYTLASALMKETGILAANVADGAGLAFARSQAATLSAVFAHVAVVVDPQVLKSRRFGNVVMFASDAPLPFERMPRLVASDPTPAKVVDGRELKAFIASAPVVTDQTAMPSPPPARSIFQVKPGSVG